A genomic stretch from Setaria italica strain Yugu1 chromosome VII, Setaria_italica_v2.0, whole genome shotgun sequence includes:
- the LOC101786392 gene encoding uncharacterized protein LOC101786392 has protein sequence MADLVELTDDVLAEILLRVSSMQDLARASAACASFRRVASSPSFLRRFRPLHVPPRLGVFCCHPAGRGGTAVSQFHAALPPHPSAPLARAVARSADFSFSFLPPPAADWLVRDCRDGRFLLDRARDGSTAFTEVSICDPLFRRYRLLPPIPDDLAASVENPYVQCGGDGDLQSRSSEIFLASRSDDSASEEDPAFTVIWMACCRGKLVSFFYSSESQQWRVLSPPEHYALSTRRVMGVRLGQRNHAHGCFYWMVALTHRWLVLDTRKMEFSIVDISPVLSGRAMMFSNQIITLESSDGRTTVVVSDVFRPDKRCVLYFYAFMYFSDRWQLLNRVTLPEEWGYRFRGIIGAAEGYLFIKLDHPKENLNDQSEQHIEYHSLDVKTMQLGSFCRTTLLTVTEAYLYCGFPPSLSLPSI, from the coding sequence atggcGGACCTAGTGGAGCTCACGGACGACGTCCTggcggagatcctcctccgCGTGTCTTCGATGCAGGACCTCGCGCGCGCCTCCGCGGCGTGCGCCTCCTTCCGCCGGgtcgcctcctccccgagcttcctccgccgcttccgccCCCTCCACGTGCCGCCCCGGCTTGGCGTCTTCTGCTGCCACCCTGCCGGTCGCGGCGGCACCGCTGTATCCCAGTTCCACGCAGCCCTGCCGCCTCATCCCTCGGCGCCCCTCGCCCGCGCGGTCGCCCGTTCAGCcgacttctccttctccttcctcccgccgcccgccgccgactGGCTCGTTCGCGACTGCCGTGACGGACGCTTCCTCCTGGACCGCGCGCGGGACGGCTCCACCGCCTTCACCGAGGTTTCCATCTGTGACCCCCTGTTCCGGAGGTACCGTCTGCTACCGCCCATCCCCGACGACCTCGCCGCCTCCGTGGAAAATCCCTACGTCCagtgcggcggcgatggcgacttGCAATCACGCAGTAGCGAGATCTTCCTGGCTTCTCGTAGTGATGACAGTGCCAGTGAGGAGGACCCGGCATTCACCGTGATCTGGATGGCGTGCTGTCGAGGTAAGCTGGTCTCATTCTTCTACTCGTCAGAGTCACAGCAATGGCGTGTGCTTTCACCTCCAGAACACTACGCTTTGAGCACCAGAAGAGTAATGGGCGTTCGACTAGGACAGCGCAACCATGCTCATGGTTGCTTCTACTGGATGGTAGCTCTCACACATAGGTGGCTTGTGTTGGACACCCGCAAAATGGAGTTCTCCATAGTAGACATCTCGCCTGTACTGTCAGGCCGTGCAATGATGTTCAGTAATCAGATTATTACTCTGGAGTCAAGTGATGGCAGGACTACTGTTGTGGTCTCTGATGTGTTCCGGCCAGATAAAAGATGTGTGCTGTACTTTTATGCATTCATGTATTTTAGCGACCGGTGGCAGCTTCTGAACAGAGTCACCTTGCCTGAGGAATGGGGATATCGATTTAGAGGCATCATAGGTGCAGCTGAGGGATACTTATTTATAAAACTAGATCACCCTAAGGAGAACCTGAATGACCAGAGTGAGCAACATATTGAATACCATTCGCTTGATGTCAAGACCATGCAGCTTGGGAGTTTCTGTCGGACTACTCTTCTCACTGTCACCGAAGCCTACCTATATTGTGGTTTCCCCCCATCACTATCGCTGCCTTCTATATGA